In Candidatus Saccharimonadales bacterium, the genomic window TATCGACCGTTTCGGCGCACAGTCGAGTCGTAAGGCGCGTATAGAACCGCGCGCAGAAAGATTTGGATTTATTATCGCCGGCAGGCAAACGCCTTACAAAAAAATAGCCTTAGCCGTTGAAGCCTGCTCGCAGCTCAATCTGCCTCTAACTGTTATCGGCAACGGTCCTGAGCATCACAATCTGACTGCTCTGGCCGGGCCGTCGGTGCGCTTTCTCAGCAAAGTCAGCGACGCTGAAATGGCTCGTCATTTCAAACTTGCCAAAGCATTTTTATTCCCAGGTATCGACGACTTTGGTATTGTCGCCGTCGAAGCCCTGAGTGCCGGAACACCCGTTATCGCCTACCGTGGTGGCGGCGCACTGGATTACATCAAAGAAGGTGTTACCGGCGAGTTTTTTGACGAACAAACAGCAGAAAGTCTGGCGGCGGCACTTCGTTCGTTTGATGCCTCCAAGTATGACAGCTCGCAAATTATGAAAGAATCAAAGCGCTACAGCACGGCTCAATTCGGACGCAATCTAACCAAAGCTCTCCAAGCTTGCATGAAGCAAACAAAAAAATAATGAAGTAGCAGAGTGTCGCAATTGTCGGCAACAGAGGTATAATGAGCCTTGAGACATAATAGACATAATGAAACTATTTCACACACCGCGAATTTCGATCGTTATACCGTGTTTTAACGAAAATGATAATATTACTCCGTTTTTTGATGCGCTTGATACAATGGCCGAATCACTGTCGCGATACAATTTCGAGTTTGTCTACGTTGATGACGGCAGCATAGACAGCACCCTGACAACCCTGCAGGAAATAGCCAAACGTGATAAACGCGTCAAAGTCATCCGGTTTTCCCGTAATTTTGGTAAGGAAATGGCGACGACGGCTGGTATTCGTCAGGCAACCGGCGACGCAATTATACTTATGGACGCCGATGGTCAGCATCCGGTGACATCTATTCCGGCGTTCCTTGCCCATTGGAAGTCTGGCACACAAGTCGTCATTGGCGTTCGCAGCAATGCTCACAAAGGTTTTCTAAAAAATATATCGTCAAAGATATTTTACCGTCTGTTCAATACGCACGCCGATCAGGAGCTTTTGCCCGGCTCAACAGATTTCAGACTCATCGACCGCGTAGTACAGCAGGAATTTATCAAACTCACCGAACACAGCCGTATTACCCGCGGCCTGATAGATTGGCTCGGCTTCCGGCGAGAGTATGTCTATTTTGATATTGCCGAGCGAGGTGCCGGCGATGCCAGCTATAGCTTCAATAAGCTAGCTGGCTTAGCTCTCAACAGCTTCGTTTCTTTGTCATTAAAGCCTCTGTATGTCTTGGCGTATCTCGGAGCCAGTGCACTCATACTGTCAATCGTGCTGGCGGTATTTTCTGCGGTTGAAATGCTGATTGGCGATCCGCTGGGACTCGATATTACCGGCACGGCGTATTTGGTTATGCTGGTGTTGTTTCTTGTGGGAGTCATTCTCATAACCCAGGGTGTTTTAGCACTATATATTTCCCATATACATACCGAGAGCAAGAATCGGCCACTATTCGTCATCGACCAGGGCGCTTCGCGGGGCATACAAGCAAAGGAACGGGCGTAATGGATCAATACATCCAGCAGGTACGGGCATTCCTAAACCGGCCGTTTGGCCGTTACCTACTGATCGGTGGCGGCGTCTATCTGTTTGAACTGCTTGTCATATATATTGCACAGGAAATGGGCGCCAGCGCCTTGGTAGCTGTCGGACTTGGCTTTTGGCTCGGATTGATTGTGTCATTTCTATTGACGAAATTTGTGACATTTCAAGACAAGCGGACACAGCACCGTATTTTGATTCCGCAGATCATCGCCGTGAGCCTACTCGTACTGTTTAATTTTGGCTTTACCCTGCTCGTTACCGCGCTACTGTCAGATGTCGTGCCTGCCGCCGTCACCCGCACGCTAGCCCTTGGCATAACTACCATATGGAATTTCTATCTCTACCGAACTAGGATTTTTAAACAGGTTTAAAGGCTAATTTACTCTGGTTTTTTGGCAAGCAGCAGCGTCCACGGCAATGGCGTCTTAACGACCTGTACTGGACCGAAATGCTGCTCTACATACTTCTTAATGCCGTTAGTCGACCAATGGTTCAGGTGGCCAGGCGTATTACCGAAGCGCTTCAAATATTTGCCGCGGGCCATATTGAGCGCGCACCACAGCGGTTCGCGCGGTACGCCGAGCACTATGAAGCCACCAGGCTTAGTAATGCGCTGCAGCTCTGCGAGGCCCTTATCCGGAAAATCGAGGTGCTCAAGCACTTCCAGCAAAAACACCAGGTCGAAGGAGTTGTCAGCATGCTGCAGATCATACACACTCTCTTCGGTGACGCGCATGCCGGGGTTGTTGGCCTGTGCCTTCGGAATCATATGCGCTACGTACTCTGACGCCTCAAGCGTAACCTGCGCCGGCAGCAAATCGTTCAGCCGTTTCGTCGAGAAGCCTTCGCCGCAGCCAATCTCGATCGCTGCCGCTGTGTCCCTCCGGCTAATAGCCGATATTTTGACAAGCTGCGCAACATTATTAAAATAGCCGTCAAGCAACCGCCGGCCAATCTTGCCCTGCCCTTCTTCGGTGTACTTGTGCGCGAAGTCTTCGACTTCTGGTGTCGCTTTTAGTTGCTGCGGGGTTTTTGTCGGTGTACTGGCTGCCATTACCTATTCCTGTGAGTGTTATATCATTCCTGTGCAATAATCGTGGTCGAAACTACGATTTATGGCGCATTTTGAATGGTCTACGCGTTTGTGTCTAGAGATTTTAACTGTTTTACCAGTTCATTATACGACTTCAGGTCATTAACTGCGATCCATTTACCAGCTTTTAATCCAGCAGACCACAACATCTGCTCTTTGGCCAGCAATGGGAATAAGACTTGTTCAAAATCACTTTTTTCAGTCAGGCTGAACAATTCGCTGAAACGAGGTAGGATCTTCGCGGAGAATACAGTGATGCCAACATGCGCCGGTATCGGTATGAACGGATACATCTGCGTATCGACGACGGCGTTGTCGACGACCATCATGCCAGTGGCAGCGTAGTGCTGACCCAAGCCAAGCACGGCGGTGGCCAACATGCCGCGTGTTTCGGCTTCGATATGCGCTTCACCGATAAACCGGGCATAGTTCCCGGGAAAGTTCAAAATGACGTCATCTGGATTGACGACGATCAGATTACTATCTGTCGGAATAGATCCATTTTCGATCGCGTTTCGGATCGCTCCGCCTTTGCCGGCCGAAGGTTCGGGATCCTGACTATACACAATTTCGACGCCAAGTGCAGAGCCGTCACCGAGCCGATCCTCGACAGTATGGGCATTATGGTACACCAAGGCGACAAACTTTTTGATACCGGCGTCCCGATATTCACGGATCGCCATTTCTATCATCGTGTCGTCGTTCGGCAAGACATGGGCATTTTTTTGCACCTTTTGACCGCCGAGTACCGCCGCATAGCGACTGCTTTCGCCGCCCGCCATTAAAGCAACAACGGTATTTGCTGCAAATTCGCTCCACTGCTCGTCCGAGACGTGTGGAGCTTCATGAAAACTGGCCGTCCGCTGTGCCAAATTATCCAGTTCCTGCTGTAGATTCATACCCTTGTACTACCTCCGAAGTTTAATCACGGCTTGTTCTGCATCGTTACAAATAGTCGATTGCACCGTATGCGTGCAGCTCTATAACGGTGATGTCGTGCTGACTACCCTCATCAATACGTTTTATAATAGCAGAAAATAGCTGGAACTGCCGGTTACGGGTTATGATAGAGAATATGCTAACGTCTGGAGGTACTACTGTGAATGATAATGGAAACGACAATAATAATTCAATCAGCAGCATTTTTAAGGCCTACGACATTCGTGGCAAGGTCGGTAGTGAGCTCAACGCTGAAGTTGTCGGCAACATCGGCCAGGCATTCGCCAGCTGGCTGCCGGATGGTGCCGGAGGTACAGATGGCAGCAAAGGCACTATCGCCGTCGGCCGTGACATGCGGCCCGATTCAGCCGAGCTTGCCACCGCCCTTATCGAAGGTGTCCGGGCGCAAGGTTACGATGTCTACGATATCGGCCAGGTCACCAGTGATATGATCTATTTTGTTGTTGGAAACTTCCAGTTAGCTGGCGGCGCCATGATTACTGCTAGTCACAACCCTGGTGAATACAATGGCATCAAACTCTGCCGCGAAGAAGCCCGGCCTGTTGGCCAGGATACCGGCCTGTTTGATATACGCGACGCTGTCCTAGCCGCCGATTTTACGCCCGCTACTTACCAGGGCACCGTGGAAGACAAAGACGTTGTCGAAGCCTGGATCCAACACACCTTGTCGTTCATCGAAGCCGACAAGCTAAAACCGCTTAGCATAGCCGTCGACGCCGGCAATGGTATGGCTGGCAAAATCTTCCCAGAGCTTGAGCCGTACGTACCATGGGACGTAACCGAAATGTACTTCGAGCTGGACGGAACTTTTCCAAACCATGAAGCCAATCCCCTCAATTTTGAAACGCTTACTGATATGATCAAAGTCATTCAGGACAATCAGCTTGACGGCGGTATCGCTTTCGACGGCGACGGCGACCGAGCATTCCTGGTCGACGAAACCGGTACGGTTATACCGGGTAACGTCATGATCTCACTTATCAGTGAATACTTCCTCGGACGTTTCCCGAGTTCAGCTATTCTGTACGATGTCAGGGTTAGCAAAAGTGTCCGCGAGCTTATTGAAGCCAAAGGTGGCAAACCTATCCGTACCAAAGTTGGCCATTCGTTCATCAAACAAATTATGAGAGAAGAAAACGCACCGTTCGGCGGCGAAGTCTCCGGGCATTTCTACTTCCGCGACAACTTCTTTGCTGATTCGGGCTTGATCGCCGCAGTCATCAGCCTATACGTGGCCGGACTCCCCGCGTACGAGGGCAAGAAACTTTCTGAGATCCGTGAGATGTACACTAAATACCCAAGCATTCCTGAGACAAACTTTGTGGTCGAAGACAAAGCCAGCGCTCTGTCGCGCCTCGAAACCGCCTTTACCAACGCTCAGTTCGACCGTTTGGACGGGCTGACGGGGATTCTCGACAACGGCAGCTGGTTCAATGTCCGTGCTAGCAACACCGAGCCCGTGCTGCGCCTGAACGCCGAAGCAACGACACAGGAAGATTTGGATGCGCTCGTCGAAAAAGCTACAACGGTGATACAGGGGGCGTAATGCACGTACTCGTTACCGGCGGCGCCGGTTATATTGGTAGTCATACAATTATAGAACTGTTAGCGAACGGCCACAGAGTCACGGTTGTCGACAGCCTGGTCAACAGTTCAAAAGCCTCGCTCGATCGAGTAGAAGATATAACAGGTCAGGCTATACCATTTACAGCACTTGACCTCTGTGACAAGCCCGCACTTGAAGCGGTATTTGCCACCAACACATTTGATGCAGTCATTCATTTTGCCGGCCTTAAAGCAGTCGGTGAGTCAGTACAGAAACCGCTGTGGTACTACCGCAATAATATAGACTCAACCTTGGTGCTCTGCGAGGTTATGAGTGCGCATCATGTCAAAAAGCTGATTTTCAGCTCCTCAGCAACCGTCTACGGCGTGCCCGAGAGTTTGCCTCTTACCGAATCGAGCCGCACCGGCGTTGGCATCACCAACCCGTACGGACAGACCAAATATATGATTGAGCAAATTCTCCACGATCTGGCCGTTTCAGATCCGCAGTGGCAAATCAGCATACTCCGTTACTTCAATCCCATCGGTGCTCACGCCAGCGGCCAGATCGGCGAGGATCCGAACGGCATACCAAACAATCTCTTGCCCTATGTATCGCAGGTGGCAGTTGGTAAACTTGCTGAGATCCAAATATTTGGCAATGACTACGAGACTTCGGACGGTACCGGCGTCCGTGACTACATTCATGTCGTCGACCTCGCCAAAGGGCACGTCGCCGCTCTCGAACACCTCCCTGTTCCTGGTGACGCAAATGCCTACAACCTCGGTACTGGAACCGGGGCGTCCGTGCTCGAGCTCATTCATGCCTTCGAAAAAGCCTGCGGCAAACAGTTGCCTTATAAAATAACTGGTCGCCGACCGGGTGATATAGCAAATTGTTATGCCGATGTATCGCTAGCGGCCAATGACCTTGCCTGGAAGGCTGAAAAGTCTATTGAAGACGCCTGCCGGGATGCTTGGCATTGGCAATCACAGCATCCTAATGGCTATAAGTCGTGATCCACACTATATAATAAATGTTGTAGAAATATAGAATGTTGCTGATTTTACTAACTACAACGTACGACAGCTACTAGAACAGGATACAATACCATTATGAAAAAAATGCTTGTTACGGGAGGCGCCGGGTTCATTGGTTCGAATTTCGTGCATTACACGCTCCAGAATCACCCAGACTATTCAATAACGGTTATCGATAAATTAACCTATGCTGGCAACCCTGATAATTTCGCGGCAGTCCTGGATAAAATTGAATTTGTCACCGGTGACATTTGTGACGCCGAACTGATCGATAAGCTGGTCGCCGAGACTGACATAGTTGTGCATTTTGCAGCTGAATCGCATAACGACAATTCGCTCAAAGACCCTTGGCCGTTTATGGAGACGAATCTTATCGGTACGTACCGCATTCTTGAGGCTGTGCGTACACACGGCAAACGACTGCACCATATTTCGACAGATGAAGTATACGGGGATCTTGAACTCGACGATCCAGCAAAATTCAACGCCACCACCCCCTACAATCCATCGAGTCCATATTCAAGTACCAAGGCCGGTTCAGACCTGTTGGTCCGTGCGTGGGTACGCAGTTTTGGCGTGCAGGCCACTATCTCGAATTGTTCCAACAACTACGGCCCCTATCAACACGTCGAAAAGGTT contains:
- the rfbB gene encoding dTDP-glucose 4,6-dehydratase, which codes for MKKMLVTGGAGFIGSNFVHYTLQNHPDYSITVIDKLTYAGNPDNFAAVLDKIEFVTGDICDAELIDKLVAETDIVVHFAAESHNDNSLKDPWPFMETNLIGTYRILEAVRTHGKRLHHISTDEVYGDLELDDPAKFNATTPYNPSSPYSSTKAGSDLLVRAWVRSFGVQATISNCSNNYGPYQHVEKVIPRQITNLLSGEKLKLYGAGENVRDWIHVDDHNSGVHAIIEKGKIGETYLIGADGEMNNLEVFKLILELMGKDESWLEHVKDRPGHDMRYAIDSTKLRTELGWTPKYTNFRDGMQATIDWYAANEAWWKPQKSDTEAKYKAAGH
- the galE gene encoding UDP-glucose 4-epimerase GalE — its product is MHVLVTGGAGYIGSHTIIELLANGHRVTVVDSLVNSSKASLDRVEDITGQAIPFTALDLCDKPALEAVFATNTFDAVIHFAGLKAVGESVQKPLWYYRNNIDSTLVLCEVMSAHHVKKLIFSSSATVYGVPESLPLTESSRTGVGITNPYGQTKYMIEQILHDLAVSDPQWQISILRYFNPIGAHASGQIGEDPNGIPNNLLPYVSQVAVGKLAEIQIFGNDYETSDGTGVRDYIHVVDLAKGHVAALEHLPVPGDANAYNLGTGTGASVLELIHAFEKACGKQLPYKITGRRPGDIANCYADVSLAANDLAWKAEKSIEDACRDAWHWQSQHPNGYKS
- a CDS encoding class I SAM-dependent methyltransferase, with amino-acid sequence MAASTPTKTPQQLKATPEVEDFAHKYTEEGQGKIGRRLLDGYFNNVAQLVKISAISRRDTAAAIEIGCGEGFSTKRLNDLLPAQVTLEASEYVAHMIPKAQANNPGMRVTEESVYDLQHADNSFDLVFLLEVLEHLDFPDKGLAELQRITKPGGFIVLGVPREPLWCALNMARGKYLKRFGNTPGHLNHWSTNGIKKYVEQHFGPVQVVKTPLPWTLLLAKKPE
- a CDS encoding phosphomannomutase/phosphoglucomutase; amino-acid sequence: MNDNGNDNNNSISSIFKAYDIRGKVGSELNAEVVGNIGQAFASWLPDGAGGTDGSKGTIAVGRDMRPDSAELATALIEGVRAQGYDVYDIGQVTSDMIYFVVGNFQLAGGAMITASHNPGEYNGIKLCREEARPVGQDTGLFDIRDAVLAADFTPATYQGTVEDKDVVEAWIQHTLSFIEADKLKPLSIAVDAGNGMAGKIFPELEPYVPWDVTEMYFELDGTFPNHEANPLNFETLTDMIKVIQDNQLDGGIAFDGDGDRAFLVDETGTVIPGNVMISLISEYFLGRFPSSAILYDVRVSKSVRELIEAKGGKPIRTKVGHSFIKQIMREENAPFGGEVSGHFYFRDNFFADSGLIAAVISLYVAGLPAYEGKKLSEIREMYTKYPSIPETNFVVEDKASALSRLETAFTNAQFDRLDGLTGILDNGSWFNVRASNTEPVLRLNAEATTQEDLDALVEKATTVIQGA
- a CDS encoding NDP-sugar synthase: MNLQQELDNLAQRTASFHEAPHVSDEQWSEFAANTVVALMAGGESSRYAAVLGGQKVQKNAHVLPNDDTMIEMAIREYRDAGIKKFVALVYHNAHTVEDRLGDGSALGVEIVYSQDPEPSAGKGGAIRNAIENGSIPTDSNLIVVNPDDVILNFPGNYARFIGEAHIEAETRGMLATAVLGLGQHYAATGMMVVDNAVVDTQMYPFIPIPAHVGITVFSAKILPRFSELFSLTEKSDFEQVLFPLLAKEQMLWSAGLKAGKWIAVNDLKSYNELVKQLKSLDTNA
- a CDS encoding glycosyltransferase family 2 protein; translated protein: MKLFHTPRISIVIPCFNENDNITPFFDALDTMAESLSRYNFEFVYVDDGSIDSTLTTLQEIAKRDKRVKVIRFSRNFGKEMATTAGIRQATGDAIILMDADGQHPVTSIPAFLAHWKSGTQVVIGVRSNAHKGFLKNISSKIFYRLFNTHADQELLPGSTDFRLIDRVVQQEFIKLTEHSRITRGLIDWLGFRREYVYFDIAERGAGDASYSFNKLAGLALNSFVSLSLKPLYVLAYLGASALILSIVLAVFSAVEMLIGDPLGLDITGTAYLVMLVLFLVGVILITQGVLALYISHIHTESKNRPLFVIDQGASRGIQAKERA
- a CDS encoding GtrA family protein → MDQYIQQVRAFLNRPFGRYLLIGGGVYLFELLVIYIAQEMGASALVAVGLGFWLGLIVSFLLTKFVTFQDKRTQHRILIPQIIAVSLLVLFNFGFTLLVTALLSDVVPAAVTRTLALGITTIWNFYLYRTRIFKQV